The Macaca thibetana thibetana isolate TM-01 chromosome 11, ASM2454274v1, whole genome shotgun sequence genome window below encodes:
- the LOC126930495 gene encoding LOW QUALITY PROTEIN: putative uncharacterized protein encoded by LINC00612 (The sequence of the model RefSeq protein was modified relative to this genomic sequence to represent the inferred CDS: inserted 2 bases in 1 codon): protein MRADWSMGSHWWAQGTAPRVPSLVCRLQALRGLRGCARWPHHWPGPQSRPRSHFPPRPRRLAQFSALGPATALCVRAPHLSGPNSALGHLSVCPSVPDYIAPPPAGDSARSIAAASRAAGSGGTPGAGSRDCSPPPHAXAAAGGSGNVGPGSGAAEAPGLGAGPPIRQREDGGGRVGCLGVAAAGVMAALDAPLQPPSAL, encoded by the exons atgcgtgctgattggtccatgggcagccactGGTGGGCCCAGGGAACAGCACCACGAGTTCCCTCTCTGGTCTGCAGGCTTCAGGCCCTCCGcggcttgagg GGGTGTGCGCGGTGGCCACACCACTGGCCGGGTCCCCAAAGCAGGCCCCGTTCCCACTTCCCACCCCGGCCCAGAAGACTGGCCCAGTTCAGCGCCCTGGGCCCAGCCACCGCGCTTTGTGTGCGAGCACCGCACCTCTCCGGGCCCAACTCCGCCTTGGGGCACCTCTCCGTCTGCCCCTCCGTGCCCGACTACATTGCTCCCCCTCCAGCGGGGGACTCAGCCCGGTCCATCGCGGCGGCTTCCAGGGCGGCAGGCTCCGGGGGGACTCCCGGGGCCGGCTCCAGGGACTGTTCCCCTCCTCCCCACGC CGCCGCGGCGGGCGGGAGCGGCAACGTAGGGCCAGGGTCCGGAGCGGCGGAGGCTCCGGGCCTGGGAGCAGGTCCCCCCATCCGGCAACGCGAGGATGGTGGCGGCAGAGTCGGCTGCCTTGGGGTCGCTGCAGCTGGCGTGATGGCAGCTCTGGACGCCCCACTGCAGCCACCATCAGCCTTGTGA